TTTCGTTTTCATCCGCTTGATACCCCAGTCTGATACTTGCTTGCCGATCACAGTTTGCCAGTGGTTGAGCAGGTCAGAAATTCGGTTTCTTAGTTGGTCGCGGTACCATTCGTTTAGGACAAGCGATCGATTCTTTGTTGAAGTGCCAGGATTCACAAATAGCTGTAGAGTGCTGTTGTTTTTGATCACGACTTCATGACGACCCCGGCGCTCGATTACTTCTAGCCGATAGCGTTTTCCGAATAGGTAATGACTTTCGCCTGTGACCATTTCTCGCGTGGACTGGCGCGGTTGTGCCTGGAAGTTTGCCTGCTGTTTTTTGATCCAGCTCAAACGAGAAATGACCGCAAGCCGTATGTTGTCATCGGTCATATGTGAGGGGACTGCGACTCGGACGTGACCATCGGGTGGATAGACCGATAAGTGCAGGTTTTGAATGTCCTTGCGAACGACCTGGACTGGAATACCGCTGACAACGAAATGATTGGTAGCGACGGGGTTACTGATACTCACGTTGGTTCTTCACCAGTTCCAATACTTCAGTAACATTAATATTACGGTCTGCGATCGCAGTTCGGATCGCATTTGCAACTTCTCTTTGCTTAAATCGATGATTGATCCAGCCTTCTTTTTTGGTCACACGCACGGCTGTATCGATTTGTAGGGCTAACGCTTCATCTTGACCGAGATTGTCGTAGAGCGATCGTTTTGCTGGAGTATCGAGTGAAGCGGGATAGTTTTGGCATTTGGTGCCGGGTTGATTGACTTGCTGAGCGAGTTGTTTGACTTTTTCGAGATAGTCTTGGTAGCTGATGGCTTGTTTACGGCGCTCTAAAATTAGTGCATCGAGCAAATTCGACATTTGATCGTAGTACTTGGGATTGACTGGGTTTTCATCAATGATGGTTCTGCGGATATTGTTCTCGATCGTTTCTGCCATTGCAGTAGGTTCTTTCAGTCCGGCAGGCAAAGCATCTAATGCACCGATGCCCTGTTTAACAATCAGTTCGACTAGTCCCAGGTCTTCAAATTTAGAGACGATCGTGCTTTCATCGGCGCGGATGTAGCTATCGAGTAAGTGACGCATGGCGGGTTCGTAGCGTTTCATGTCGAGGTAGTCGCCGCTG
This sequence is a window from Leptolyngbya sp. NIES-2104. Protein-coding genes within it:
- a CDS encoding M48 family metallopeptidase: MSISNPVATNHFVVSGIPVQVVRKDIQNLHLSVYPPDGHVRVAVPSHMTDDNIRLAVISRLSWIKKQQANFQAQPRQSTREMVTGESHYLFGKRYRLEVIERRGRHEVVIKNNSTLQLFVNPGTSTKNRSLVLNEWYRDQLRNRISDLLNHWQTVIGKQVSDWGIKRMKTKWGSCNISECRIWLNSELAKKPIECLEYVVVHELVHLLERHHNDRFKTHMNKYLPQWQRYRDLLNQEPLGDEHWV